In a single window of the Bremerella alba genome:
- the argC gene encoding N-acetyl-gamma-glutamyl-phosphate reductase has product MTVRVGILGATGYTALELLKILVRHPEVEITALTTRQEDRPHISAIHPQFHKVLDLRLENWGPQEVAQHCNCVFGCLPHAASASVIPEFLEAGLKVVDLSADYRLNDPAVYTQWYGGDHPDAERMKTTVYGLPELFRKGIAEAQLVANPGCYPTGVTLALAPLLKNGFIRADGIIADCKSGASGAGRTPKMATLYPECNESFTAYGVGTHRHMPEIEQNLTVYAGKPASVIFTPHLVPMDRGILSTCYALPDNDASEKELLSLLEETYANEPFVRVRSDLPATKHVSGTNFCDITVRRVKDRVLTISAIDNLVKGASGAAVQNFNLMYGFAETTALL; this is encoded by the coding sequence ATGACGGTACGTGTGGGGATTCTCGGGGCCACCGGTTACACGGCTCTGGAATTACTGAAAATCTTGGTTCGCCATCCCGAGGTGGAAATCACCGCGCTGACGACTCGCCAGGAAGATCGTCCGCACATAAGTGCCATTCACCCGCAGTTTCATAAAGTGCTCGATCTACGGCTGGAAAACTGGGGCCCGCAAGAGGTTGCCCAGCACTGCAACTGCGTCTTCGGTTGTTTGCCGCACGCCGCGTCCGCCTCGGTCATTCCTGAATTTTTGGAAGCCGGGCTGAAGGTGGTCGACTTGAGCGCGGACTATCGTCTCAACGATCCGGCAGTTTACACGCAGTGGTACGGCGGCGATCATCCCGATGCCGAGCGCATGAAGACCACTGTTTACGGTTTGCCGGAACTCTTTCGCAAGGGGATCGCTGAAGCGCAACTGGTTGCGAATCCTGGCTGTTATCCGACGGGCGTAACGCTTGCTTTGGCGCCACTGCTGAAGAATGGTTTCATCCGGGCCGACGGCATCATCGCCGATTGCAAAAGCGGGGCAAGCGGAGCAGGGCGGACACCCAAGATGGCAACGCTTTACCCCGAGTGCAACGAAAGCTTCACGGCCTATGGTGTCGGTACGCATCGCCACATGCCAGAGATCGAACAAAACCTGACGGTCTACGCCGGCAAGCCAGCCAGCGTGATCTTTACACCCCACCTGGTTCCCATGGACCGCGGAATCTTGAGCACGTGTTACGCCTTGCCGGATAACGATGCATCGGAAAAGGAATTGCTTTCGCTGCTGGAAGAGACCTACGCCAACGAACCGTTTGTCCGCGTGCGTAGTGATTTGCCGGCAACCAAGCATGTCTCAGGAACAAACTTCTGCGATATCACGGTCCGCCGCGTGAAGGATCGCGTGCTGACGATTTCGGCCATCGACAACCTGGTCAAAGGTGCGTCTGGTGCGGCCGTTCAGAATTTCAACTTGATGTATGGTTTCGCGGAAACGACCGCACTGCTTTGA
- a CDS encoding NUDIX hydrolase has product MRLPTGKNRKQPWLLKLQQTLGASEMVFPELRHSAPNLSYGRHKAPAYPRARHAANLILLYPSEQGDWTIPLMIRAETEGIHAGEIALPGGRCEPEESAQQTALREFHEETGHQVAVKSVLGELPPTNVWASNHQVRTFVALEDSLPVWSPDPCEVAGLIFLPLAHLMDPRKFGMHQVIRRRVQFSALHLNVDGHRVWGATLRMLVELGEALTSAK; this is encoded by the coding sequence ATGAGATTACCGACCGGAAAAAATAGAAAGCAGCCGTGGCTTCTGAAACTTCAACAGACCCTCGGTGCGTCCGAGATGGTCTTTCCGGAACTGCGGCACTCAGCGCCTAACCTCTCGTATGGTCGCCATAAGGCACCCGCTTACCCCCGCGCTCGACACGCCGCGAACCTCATTCTGCTTTATCCCAGCGAGCAAGGGGACTGGACAATCCCCCTCATGATTCGCGCGGAAACGGAAGGTATTCACGCCGGCGAGATCGCCCTGCCTGGGGGAAGGTGCGAGCCGGAAGAATCAGCCCAACAAACGGCCCTACGCGAATTCCACGAGGAGACCGGACATCAGGTTGCCGTAAAATCGGTGCTTGGCGAATTGCCCCCCACCAATGTTTGGGCAAGCAATCACCAGGTGCGAACCTTTGTCGCACTTGAGGACTCTTTGCCCGTATGGAGCCCCGATCCGTGTGAAGTTGCGGGGCTCATCTTCTTACCGCTCGCGCACTTGATGGATCCCAGGAAATTCGGCATGCACCAGGTTATCCGCCGCCGCGTCCAATTCTCTGCCTTGCACTTGAATGTCGATGGACATCGTGTGTGGGGGGCGACGCTGCGTATGTTGGTCGAATTGGGGGAAGCCCTCACTTCGGCCAAATAA